One part of the Treponema sp. OMZ 787 genome encodes these proteins:
- a CDS encoding 16S rRNA (uracil(1498)-N(3))-methyltransferase encodes MKQLIVSAENDKEFIRLDKKDYNYLVSVRRVKEGQILKVSLNGVKPASAEILKINTEKKYIELKLLNEEDTDTALKNGAEIILMQWLIKGNHMDIAVRQASEAGCSLIVPVLGEFSLIKKENINQTERRERIIREARQQSGSPVNTKILPAQELKTALDEVLEYTADKETAFIMLSEKKADFLSLFDCLSANTEIIVLAIGCEGGISPKEIEFLKEHKFEEVHFNTNVLRAETAAIYSIAAAQVIMEEKGGCKKN; translated from the coding sequence ATGAAGCAGCTGATTGTTTCTGCAGAAAACGATAAGGAATTTATCCGGCTGGATAAAAAAGATTATAACTATCTTGTTTCCGTTAGGAGAGTTAAAGAAGGGCAGATCTTAAAGGTTTCTTTAAATGGAGTTAAACCTGCATCTGCTGAAATTTTAAAGATTAATACCGAAAAAAAATATATAGAGCTTAAGCTTTTAAATGAAGAAGATACGGATACCGCTCTTAAAAATGGTGCTGAAATTATTTTAATGCAATGGCTTATAAAGGGCAATCACATGGATATTGCCGTTAGGCAGGCTTCGGAGGCTGGATGTTCTTTAATTGTGCCGGTATTGGGAGAATTTTCTCTTATAAAAAAAGAAAATATTAATCAAACCGAAAGACGGGAGCGTATAATAAGGGAGGCGAGGCAGCAGTCAGGTTCTCCTGTTAATACAAAGATTCTTCCTGCACAAGAGCTGAAGACGGCCTTGGATGAGGTGTTGGAATATACGGCTGATAAAGAGACGGCCTTTATAATGCTTAGCGAAAAAAAGGCTGACTTCTTAAGTTTGTTTGACTGCTTATCGGCGAATACCGAGATTATAGTTCTTGCTATAGGATGTGAGGGCGGTATCAGTCCTAAAGAGATTGAATTTTTAAAAGAGCATAAATTTGAAGAAGTACATTTTAATACGAATGTACTCCGTGCCGAAACGGCTGCAATTTACTCGATTGCGGCGGCTCAGGTTATAATGGAGGAAAAAGGTGGCTGTAAAAAGAATTAA
- a CDS encoding Rpn family recombination-promoting nuclease/putative transposase, with product MFCKTMQNPKLCKKLIEMILFDTIGKIAYTSVQHSINTYEQAKSIRFDVLVQTENGKFYDVEMQISNERNIPKRMRFYQAALDISFLDKGNSYNALNDRFIIFICLFDVIGKNRPVYTFENLCIEDKNTPLHDGTQKVIINAEAFEKTEDKELKEFLEYLKTGKVNSEFTREIEKMIQTVKNNEQARQEYRLLSTFEMDIKDNAKRETAKILKQLGDSIQKIMQVTGLSEAEIEKL from the coding sequence ATGTTTTGTAAAACTATGCAAAATCCGAAGCTATGTAAAAAACTTATTGAAATGATATTATTTGATACGATAGGCAAAATTGCATATACCTCTGTACAGCATAGTATTAACACCTATGAACAGGCAAAATCCATAAGGTTTGATGTTTTGGTGCAGACAGAAAACGGTAAATTTTATGATGTGGAAATGCAGATAAGCAACGAAAGGAATATCCCTAAAAGAATGAGATTTTACCAAGCGGCTCTTGATATTTCTTTTTTGGATAAGGGTAATTCCTATAATGCTTTAAACGACAGATTTATAATTTTTATCTGTTTATTTGATGTTATAGGCAAAAACAGGCCTGTTTATACCTTTGAAAATCTTTGTATAGAAGACAAAAATACACCTTTACATGACGGCACACAAAAGGTTATAATAAATGCAGAGGCTTTTGAAAAAACTGAGGACAAAGAATTAAAGGAATTTTTAGAATATCTTAAAACAGGTAAGGTTAATAGTGAATTTACAAGGGAGATAGAAAAAATGATACAAACAGTAAAAAATAATGAACAGGCAAGGCAAGAGTATAGGTTATTATCTACTTTTGAAATGGATATTAAAGACAATGCAAAGAGAGAAACAGCTAAAATTTTAAAACAGTTAGGGGATTCGATACAAAAAATTATGCAGGTTACGGGGCTTTCCGAAGCAGAAATTGAAAAACTATAA
- a CDS encoding HAD family hydrolase, with product MKSPKMIIFDYGNTLIYEKELDLHRAYKALYAQIHKNLDKISFASFYEKGMAIFEKVRSRALQNDLEIHTHSFYNCLFQSLNIEFELSYTELELLFWEALAPCWAMPGIEKLLLFLESKNIRTGVISNIAFSGKALTARINKYLPQNKFEFIIASSEYGFRKPDSLLFEAALKKANLSADEVWYCGDNPRADVIGSAALGIKPVLFTSNLACPYDNESHVSPDFEFTEITDWNELIDLLSNIEY from the coding sequence ATGAAAAGCCCTAAGATGATTATCTTCGATTACGGGAACACTCTTATTTATGAAAAGGAGCTTGATTTGCACAGGGCTTATAAGGCCCTCTATGCTCAAATCCATAAAAATCTCGATAAAATAAGCTTTGCTTCTTTTTACGAAAAGGGTATGGCTATTTTTGAAAAGGTAAGATCCAGGGCTTTGCAAAACGATTTGGAAATACACACCCATAGTTTTTATAATTGTCTTTTTCAAAGTCTTAATATAGAATTTGAACTTTCTTACACGGAGCTGGAGCTTCTTTTTTGGGAAGCTCTGGCGCCGTGTTGGGCTATGCCCGGTATCGAAAAACTCTTGCTCTTTTTGGAAAGCAAAAATATAAGAACCGGCGTAATAAGTAATATTGCCTTTTCGGGGAAGGCTCTCACTGCCAGAATCAATAAATATCTTCCTCAAAACAAGTTCGAATTTATAATTGCTTCAAGCGAGTACGGCTTTAGAAAGCCCGATTCCCTTCTTTTTGAAGCAGCCTTAAAAAAAGCAAATCTTTCAGCCGATGAGGTTTGGTATTGCGGGGATAATCCTAGGGCTGATGTCATAGGTTCAGCCGCCCTAGGCATAAAGCCTGTTTTGTTTACAAGCAATTTGGCCTGTCCTTACGACAACGAAAGCCATGTTTCTCCCGATTTTGAATTTACCGAAATTACCGATTGGAATGAGCTTATAGACTTGCTTTCAAATATAGAATATTAA
- the ettA gene encoding energy-dependent translational throttle protein EttA yields the protein MAKTVDDKKIIYTMDRVSRTHGTKQVLKDISLSYFYGAKIGVIGSNGSGKSSLLRIMAGIDGDYTGEVSSAPGYTIGYLEQEPQLQSGKTVREVVSEGVQELVDLLAEFDKINEAFGDPDADMDKLMEKQAKVQEKLDATDAWNLDSRLDLAMEALRCPPADQVVDVLSGGEKRRVALCRLLLQKPDILLLDEPTNHLDAETVAWLERHLHQYAGTIICVTHDRYFLDNVAGWILELDRGEGIPWKGNYSSWLDQKQKRLALEEKGETERQKALKRELEWIGMSPKGRHAKSKARINEYEKLLAQGSKEKIKDSQITIPPGPRLGNLVIDVKNAAKHYGERILFDKLNFSVPAGAIVGIIGPNGAGKTTLFKMIVGAAGFETPEGADQKKQIVKPDEGEIKIGESVKLCYVDQTREKLDPNKTVWEQLSDGLDIIKLGAADGSSGVREVNSRAYCSWFNFSGQDQSRKVGVLSGGERNRLNLAMMLKEGGNVLMLDEPTNDLDVTTLRALEEALESFAGSVLVISHDRWFLDRVCSHILAFEADGEVVWFDGNWTEYAEWRREKYGKDADTPHRGVYRKLER from the coding sequence ATGGCAAAGACAGTAGACGATAAAAAGATTATTTACACAATGGACAGGGTTTCAAGAACCCATGGAACAAAACAGGTTTTAAAGGACATAAGCCTTTCTTATTTTTACGGTGCAAAAATAGGCGTTATAGGTTCTAACGGCTCAGGTAAGTCAAGCCTCTTGCGCATTATGGCAGGGATTGACGGGGATTATACGGGCGAAGTTTCTTCGGCCCCCGGCTACACAATAGGCTATCTTGAGCAGGAGCCCCAACTTCAAAGCGGTAAGACGGTTCGCGAGGTCGTTTCCGAGGGGGTTCAGGAATTGGTAGACCTCCTTGCGGAATTCGACAAGATAAACGAGGCCTTCGGCGACCCCGATGCAGATATGGATAAGCTCATGGAAAAGCAGGCCAAGGTGCAGGAAAAGCTCGATGCAACCGATGCTTGGAATTTGGACAGCCGCCTCGACCTTGCAATGGAAGCCCTGCGTTGTCCGCCCGCCGATCAGGTAGTCGATGTGCTTTCGGGGGGAGAAAAAAGACGCGTTGCCCTTTGCAGGCTCCTTCTTCAAAAACCCGACATTCTTTTATTGGATGAGCCTACCAACCACTTGGATGCAGAAACGGTCGCATGGCTTGAACGCCATCTTCATCAATATGCGGGAACAATTATCTGCGTAACCCACGACCGCTATTTTTTGGATAATGTTGCGGGCTGGATCTTGGAGCTTGACCGCGGAGAGGGTATCCCGTGGAAGGGCAATTATTCGAGCTGGCTCGACCAAAAGCAAAAAAGACTTGCCCTTGAAGAAAAGGGAGAAACCGAACGCCAAAAGGCTTTAAAACGGGAGCTCGAATGGATAGGCATGAGCCCCAAGGGAAGACATGCCAAGAGCAAGGCCCGTATCAACGAGTACGAAAAACTTTTAGCCCAAGGCTCAAAGGAAAAAATAAAGGATTCTCAAATTACCATTCCGCCGGGGCCGAGGCTTGGAAACTTGGTTATAGACGTTAAAAACGCTGCAAAGCATTACGGCGAAAGAATCCTCTTTGACAAACTTAATTTTTCGGTTCCTGCAGGAGCTATAGTCGGCATCATAGGCCCGAACGGTGCAGGTAAAACAACTCTCTTTAAGATGATAGTCGGGGCTGCCGGTTTTGAGACTCCGGAAGGGGCCGATCAAAAAAAGCAGATTGTAAAGCCCGATGAGGGTGAAATCAAAATAGGGGAGTCCGTAAAACTTTGCTATGTAGACCAGACAAGGGAAAAACTTGATCCTAACAAGACGGTTTGGGAACAGCTTTCGGACGGGCTCGATATCATAAAGCTCGGAGCCGCCGACGGTTCTTCAGGCGTACGCGAGGTAAACTCAAGGGCCTATTGCTCTTGGTTTAACTTTTCAGGGCAGGATCAATCCCGCAAGGTAGGCGTACTTTCAGGCGGAGAAAGGAACAGGCTTAATTTGGCTATGATGTTAAAAGAGGGCGGAAACGTTTTAATGCTCGACGAGCCTACAAACGACTTGGATGTTACTACCCTGCGTGCCTTGGAAGAAGCCTTAGAAAGCTTTGCAGGCTCGGTCCTCGTTATAAGCCATGACCGCTGGTTCTTGGACAGGGTTTGCTCCCATATTCTCGCCTTTGAAGCTGACGGCGAAGTCGTATGGTTTGACGGCAATTGGACGGAATACGCCGAATGGAGACGCGAAAAATACGGTAAGGATGCCGATACCCCGCACAGGGGCGTTTACCGAAAACTCGAAAGGTAG
- the ruvA gene encoding Holliday junction branch migration protein RuvA produces the protein MFNSISGLLSGKTTDSVYVENSGIEWEIFVSALALDAFGPVGREVKVYTWLYHREDQMRLFGFPNQAERSLFLDLTKVEGVGPRQALKIMSGLNASSLEKALEEGDLDTLQKAPGVGKKTAQKMILALKGKLTNLNETSSKGPILVSSEYEDIVRALTDMGFERKSVIAQVEKIAEEMKAAGSDPLKNEEELFRRSIVALS, from the coding sequence ATGTTTAACAGCATTTCGGGACTTTTAAGCGGTAAGACTACCGATTCGGTCTATGTTGAAAATTCGGGCATTGAATGGGAAATCTTTGTTTCGGCCCTGGCCCTCGATGCTTTCGGCCCTGTGGGAAGGGAAGTAAAGGTTTATACATGGCTTTATCACAGGGAAGATCAGATGAGGCTTTTCGGTTTTCCCAACCAGGCCGAGCGCTCTCTATTTTTAGATCTTACAAAGGTTGAGGGGGTAGGGCCGCGTCAAGCCTTAAAAATAATGTCGGGCTTAAATGCCTCCTCTCTTGAAAAGGCTTTGGAAGAAGGAGACCTTGACACCCTTCAAAAGGCTCCGGGAGTCGGTAAAAAGACAGCTCAAAAAATGATTCTTGCCTTAAAAGGAAAACTCACCAATTTAAATGAGACTTCCTCAAAGGGTCCGATTTTAGTTTCTTCCGAATATGAAGATATTGTAAGGGCCCTAACCGATATGGGCTTTGAAAGAAAATCCGTCATCGCCCAAGTCGAAAAAATCGCCGAAGAAATGAAGGCCGCAGGCTCCGATCCTCTTAAAAACGAAGAAGAGCTTTTTAGGCGTTCAATCGTCGCTTTAAGCTGA
- the ruvC gene encoding crossover junction endodeoxyribonuclease RuvC has product MGILKAASNKKNLKPCVIGIDPGLANTGYGIISFSNNRFECIEYGAICTDSHLPQGERLLKIFDKVSELIAKYRPKEAGIETLYFAKNATSAMSVSEARGVVLLALAQGAVRVGEYAPNSIKKAVTGIAQAEKKQVQEAVKLILGLKEIPKPDHAADALAAAITKINLGDVGEVQAYV; this is encoded by the coding sequence ATGGGCATTTTAAAGGCAGCTTCAAATAAAAAAAATCTCAAACCCTGCGTGATAGGGATTGATCCGGGCTTGGCAAATACGGGTTATGGGATTATAAGTTTTTCGAATAACCGCTTTGAGTGTATAGAATACGGCGCGATATGTACAGACTCTCATCTGCCTCAAGGGGAGCGTCTTTTAAAAATCTTCGATAAGGTTTCCGAGCTCATTGCAAAATACAGGCCTAAGGAGGCAGGGATTGAGACTCTCTATTTTGCAAAAAATGCAACGAGCGCTATGTCCGTTTCTGAGGCCCGCGGCGTGGTTCTTTTGGCCTTGGCCCAAGGCGCGGTGAGGGTAGGAGAGTACGCTCCCAATTCGATAAAGAAGGCTGTAACGGGAATTGCTCAAGCCGAAAAAAAGCAGGTGCAGGAAGCCGTAAAATTGATTTTAGGTTTAAAGGAAATTCCTAAGCCCGATCATGCAGCCGATGCCTTGGCCGCAGCCATTACAAAAATAAATTTGGGAGATGTAGGGGAGGTACAAGCCTATGTTTAA
- a CDS encoding WecB/TagA/CpsF family glycosyltransferase: MAVKRINFLNVPLDVLHEEDIEETVMSLLNKEGPQQIIFMTIWDILRARRNGEFRNMVEEAALCLPVSKSLIRGARFLKKDVPVRRQQFSVVIDFLNVIDSHYKSLYLFGGRQESLVIAEKNVRSTFPGLRLVGRFAGYYHKSMEPHIISAISKAAPSVVIIGKGVPGGRKWIYRNKEHFSSGLFIRYANLIDIFSKFKKRPSEKLFDSGWDFIVPVLKNPFRIFTIFGYLWYNILLVFYRLFRKNE; the protein is encoded by the coding sequence GTGGCTGTAAAAAGAATTAATTTTTTAAATGTTCCGCTTGATGTTTTGCATGAAGAAGATATAGAAGAAACCGTGATGAGCCTTTTAAATAAAGAAGGGCCTCAACAGATTATATTTATGACCATTTGGGATATACTTCGAGCCCGCCGCAACGGAGAGTTTAGAAATATGGTTGAAGAAGCGGCTCTTTGTCTGCCTGTTTCAAAAAGCCTGATACGCGGAGCCCGCTTTTTAAAAAAAGATGTGCCTGTAAGACGGCAGCAGTTTTCTGTTGTTATCGATTTTTTGAATGTAATAGATTCTCACTATAAAAGCCTTTATCTTTTTGGAGGCCGGCAGGAAAGCCTTGTAATTGCCGAAAAAAATGTACGAAGCACATTTCCGGGGCTGCGCCTGGTAGGACGCTTTGCAGGGTATTATCATAAATCGATGGAACCCCATATTATTTCTGCTATTTCGAAAGCTGCCCCATCCGTAGTGATTATAGGTAAGGGTGTTCCCGGAGGCAGAAAATGGATTTACCGGAATAAGGAGCATTTTAGTTCGGGGCTTTTTATAAGATATGCAAACCTGATAGATATTTTTTCCAAATTTAAAAAACGCCCCTCTGAAAAACTTTTCGATTCCGGATGGGATTTTATAGTTCCTGTGCTTAAAAATCCTTTTAGAATTTTTACCATTTTCGGCTATCTTTGGTATAATATTTTATTGGTTTTTTACAGACTGTTTAGAAAAAACGAGTAG
- a CDS encoding insulinase family protein, giving the protein MSNLIHGFEIISKNPLPEFNAVGVYARHKKTGLELYHVLNDDDENLFSYNFMTSSPNSTGVAHIIEHTVLCGSKNYPLKDPFMVLAKQSVNTFLNAMTYPDKTVYPASSVVEADYFNLMSVYGDAVFFPNLDEWAFKQEGHRFELDENGKMSVQGVVLNEMRANYSDFDGVMYDWAASSICQGSIYAEDSGGSPLEIPDLTYEEYKAFHKKYYHPVNCRIFLMGNIPTEKQMKFLEEKFLCKFEAAEKPPFVPPIEPYAEPRFFSVPAPSGGPNTAEEEAALKDAVMLNWLLPETSDTEKLMQAYLIGEVLIGHSGAYLNKVLLESGIGEDLYPYNGIGKSLRNITLTIGMKGIEKGKHEDFKKLVFEALEELVKKGIDPKEIETAVHAIDFSNREIRRNYGPFGINLMERAMAGWTYGVSPEKTLQYTPVFEKVKKDLASDKRYVEKLIEKYLIKNKHHALVRVYPDADFCKRLDESLEKRAENFNAGLTDEDRRSMLKEQEKMNEFKQKSDSPEMLALIPHLSKKDLPPLPPPSPEELALIGKVPLVMHEQPTNGIGYFQLAFPVDALNEEDYKYLPLLSSCITGMGTDKLSWSEVSSTLANLMGGFSASAAVFTANKNLSLRKNTDKLRLSDIAGRDWLFLSGKILGELIPEAVSFVLHFLNEISFDDTKRLNDLVTQRKNDFESLLALDGNSLALLRANAPLSEKNARREMLSGLTQLNFLRNLYAKIKGDNSENAVSENGNSELDKLSKKLASIYKSIMSSGLIIELTGTKENLASLKTALEKNLKDFKAPDEADKIVFENPFKFNRTEKTRLELIPASLQVGFAVSVFKSAQFGSKAQASESILCKWLSSGPMWEKIRSIGGAYGAFTVPMSLEELLAFVSYRDPNPINSLLEFLNSIDQTLSEDFSEEQIEKLITGRYSREIIPLTPAAKGAAAFRDLLSGISYSEKKEMVEKMLQTTADDLRSCAKKLSAQKASLSSVVLASDTALSQKEAVKEFYPSPILSEKV; this is encoded by the coding sequence ATGAGCAATCTTATTCACGGCTTTGAAATTATAAGCAAAAATCCCTTACCCGAATTTAATGCTGTAGGCGTTTATGCAAGGCATAAAAAGACAGGCTTAGAACTTTATCATGTTTTAAACGATGACGATGAAAATCTTTTTTCATATAACTTTATGACGAGCTCTCCCAATTCGACGGGAGTTGCCCACATTATCGAGCACACGGTTTTATGCGGCTCTAAAAACTATCCGCTTAAAGACCCCTTTATGGTTTTGGCAAAGCAGAGCGTCAATACCTTTTTAAACGCCATGACCTATCCCGATAAGACTGTCTATCCTGCAAGCTCCGTGGTTGAAGCCGATTATTTTAACCTTATGTCGGTTTACGGGGATGCCGTCTTTTTTCCCAATCTTGACGAATGGGCATTTAAACAGGAAGGCCACCGCTTCGAGCTTGACGAAAACGGAAAGATGAGCGTGCAGGGAGTTGTCTTAAACGAGATGAGGGCTAATTATTCCGACTTTGACGGAGTGATGTATGATTGGGCTGCTTCTTCCATTTGTCAGGGCAGCATCTATGCCGAAGATTCAGGCGGCTCTCCCTTGGAGATTCCCGATTTGACATATGAAGAATACAAGGCCTTTCACAAAAAATACTATCATCCCGTAAACTGCCGAATTTTTTTGATGGGAAATATTCCGACCGAAAAACAGATGAAATTTTTAGAAGAAAAATTCCTTTGTAAATTTGAAGCTGCCGAAAAGCCTCCCTTTGTTCCGCCGATTGAGCCTTATGCTGAACCCCGCTTCTTTTCGGTACCGGCCCCGTCCGGCGGCCCTAATACCGCCGAAGAAGAAGCTGCTCTCAAGGATGCAGTCATGCTTAACTGGCTTCTTCCCGAAACTTCCGATACCGAAAAACTTATGCAGGCCTATCTTATAGGAGAGGTTTTAATAGGGCACAGCGGGGCTTACTTAAATAAGGTGCTCCTTGAGTCCGGAATAGGGGAAGACCTGTACCCGTATAACGGAATCGGAAAGAGTCTTAGGAACATAACCCTCACAATCGGAATGAAAGGGATTGAAAAAGGAAAGCACGAGGATTTTAAAAAGCTTGTCTTTGAAGCTCTTGAAGAGCTTGTAAAAAAAGGTATCGATCCTAAAGAAATAGAAACGGCTGTCCACGCAATAGATTTTAGCAACAGGGAAATCAGGAGAAATTACGGCCCCTTCGGTATCAACCTTATGGAGAGGGCTATGGCCGGCTGGACCTACGGGGTAAGTCCCGAAAAAACTCTTCAATACACGCCTGTATTCGAAAAGGTAAAAAAAGATCTTGCCTCCGATAAGCGGTATGTCGAAAAGCTGATTGAAAAATATTTGATAAAGAATAAGCATCATGCCCTTGTAAGAGTTTACCCTGATGCCGATTTTTGTAAACGCTTGGACGAAAGTCTCGAAAAAAGAGCCGAAAATTTTAATGCTGGTTTGACGGATGAGGATCGAAGGTCAATGCTTAAAGAACAGGAGAAGATGAATGAGTTTAAGCAAAAAAGCGACTCTCCCGAAATGCTCGCCCTCATTCCTCACTTGTCAAAAAAAGATCTGCCTCCTCTTCCGCCTCCAAGTCCTGAAGAACTTGCCCTTATCGGAAAGGTTCCACTTGTTATGCACGAGCAGCCTACAAACGGAATAGGTTATTTTCAATTAGCCTTTCCTGTAGATGCCTTAAATGAAGAAGATTATAAATACCTGCCCCTTCTTTCAAGCTGTATCACGGGGATGGGAACTGACAAGCTTTCATGGAGCGAGGTTTCTTCTACGCTTGCAAATTTAATGGGAGGCTTTTCGGCAAGTGCCGCCGTTTTTACCGCAAACAAAAATCTTTCTTTGCGTAAAAATACGGATAAGCTAAGGCTCTCCGATATAGCCGGAAGGGATTGGCTTTTTCTTTCGGGGAAGATTCTCGGCGAATTGATTCCCGAAGCTGTTTCCTTTGTTTTGCACTTTTTAAACGAAATTTCTTTTGACGACACAAAACGCTTAAACGATTTGGTAACCCAGCGTAAAAATGATTTTGAAAGCCTCCTTGCCCTTGACGGAAACAGCCTCGCCCTTCTTAGGGCTAATGCTCCTCTATCCGAAAAAAATGCACGGAGGGAGATGCTTTCAGGATTAACCCAGCTCAACTTTTTAAGAAACCTATATGCAAAAATAAAGGGAGATAATTCCGAAAACGCTGTATCCGAAAACGGTAATTCCGAGCTTGATAAACTGTCAAAAAAACTGGCTTCAATATATAAATCGATTATGAGCTCTGGTTTGATTATCGAGCTTACGGGCACAAAAGAAAATCTTGCCTCTTTAAAAACCGCCCTTGAAAAAAACTTAAAAGACTTTAAGGCTCCGGATGAGGCAGATAAGATTGTCTTTGAAAATCCTTTTAAATTTAACCGGACCGAAAAAACGAGGCTTGAGCTTATTCCTGCTTCCCTTCAAGTAGGCTTTGCTGTTTCGGTTTTTAAATCGGCTCAGTTCGGCTCAAAGGCGCAAGCTTCAGAGTCTATCTTGTGTAAGTGGCTTTCAAGCGGCCCGATGTGGGAAAAGATAAGAAGCATAGGAGGGGCCTACGGAGCTTTTACCGTTCCTATGTCCTTGGAAGAGCTTTTAGCCTTTGTCTCCTATAGGGATCCTAACCCGATAAACTCTCTTTTGGAATTCTTAAACTCTATCGACCAAACATTGAGCGAAGACTTTTCGGAAGAGCAAATCGAAAAACTCATTACGGGAAGATACAGCAGGGAGATAATTCCTCTTACGCCTGCGGCAAAAGGAGCTGCAGCCTTTAGGGATCTTCTTTCAGGTATTTCTTATTCCGAAAAAAAGGAAATGGTTGAAAAGATGCTGCAAACTACGGCTGATGATTTGAGATCTTGTGCAAAAAAATTATCGGCTCAAAAGGCTTCCCTTTCTTCGGTAGTGCTGGCTTCGGATACGGCTCTTTCTCAAAAAGAGGCTGTCAAAGAATTTTATCCTTCTCCCATTCTTTCAGAGAAGGTTTAA
- a CDS encoding S41 family peptidase has product MNKRITWINTIIFLTLLLAAVFFMPQKAPATSNSASDPEAADTNLKYLESVYKLLQENYVDEIDPAVLYKGAMEGMLNSLEDPYTSYIFKDTTVGHDLEDTTTGVFCGIGVHITKSNISTPERPAYVEIASPIEGTPGWRAGLQPGDYIIEIDGVKTEDITQEDVLNMLRGKEGTQVTIKILRGKNLTFDLTITRALIEVPTIKYTKIGKDIAYIRLIEFNPNSAKRITEAIENLQAEGCTKLILDLKNNPGGLISSSIDVASIFLDSGLVVSTKGRARGTSEAYKVRRFVQKVPKNMPIVVLINEGSASASEIVSGALKDHKRAYLVGTRSYGKGLVQSVVQLSEKELVKLTIARYYSPSGANIDKLGILPDLEVIRPNFTPEEEKSVLELLKTSKIADFTRSKTSLKKTEMIDFAKKLGEEYNVRHELILRLVKVEYYRSHESPVIDEDDEQLKAAVNLLTTKDVNALCKTTKTLFEMQEEEKAKAENKAITEDKN; this is encoded by the coding sequence ATGAATAAAAGAATAACTTGGATAAATACTATTATCTTTTTAACTCTTCTGTTGGCGGCTGTTTTTTTTATGCCGCAAAAGGCTCCGGCTACATCCAATTCCGCTTCAGATCCGGAAGCAGCTGATACTAATTTAAAATATCTTGAATCCGTTTACAAACTGCTTCAGGAAAATTATGTTGATGAGATAGATCCGGCTGTTCTGTATAAGGGGGCTATGGAGGGAATGCTTAATTCTCTTGAAGATCCCTATACTTCATATATTTTTAAAGATACTACCGTAGGACATGATTTGGAAGATACTACAACAGGTGTTTTTTGCGGTATAGGTGTTCATATTACAAAATCGAATATATCCACACCCGAAAGACCTGCCTATGTAGAAATTGCAAGCCCGATTGAAGGTACCCCCGGCTGGAGGGCAGGCTTGCAGCCCGGAGATTATATTATCGAGATAGACGGTGTTAAGACCGAAGATATTACCCAAGAGGATGTTTTAAACATGCTTCGCGGAAAAGAAGGTACTCAGGTTACTATAAAAATTCTCAGGGGTAAAAACTTAACATTTGACCTTACCATAACTAGGGCATTAATCGAAGTTCCTACAATAAAATATACAAAAATCGGAAAGGATATTGCTTATATCCGCTTAATAGAATTTAACCCAAACTCGGCAAAAAGAATAACCGAGGCAATAGAAAACCTACAGGCGGAAGGATGCACAAAGCTCATCTTGGATCTAAAAAATAATCCCGGAGGTTTGATTTCGAGCTCTATTGATGTTGCAAGTATTTTTTTGGATTCGGGCCTTGTTGTTTCGACAAAGGGTAGGGCCCGAGGCACCAGCGAAGCCTATAAGGTACGCAGGTTTGTACAAAAAGTGCCTAAAAATATGCCCATAGTTGTTCTTATAAATGAAGGCTCTGCCAGTGCCTCCGAAATTGTTTCAGGAGCCTTAAAAGATCATAAGAGGGCCTACCTTGTAGGAACACGCTCTTACGGCAAGGGCTTGGTACAAAGCGTTGTTCAGCTTAGCGAAAAAGAGCTCGTGAAGTTAACAATAGCCCGCTATTATTCTCCGAGCGGGGCAAACATAGATAAGCTTGGCATCCTTCCCGACTTGGAAGTAATTAGGCCTAATTTTACGCCTGAAGAAGAAAAGAGCGTGCTTGAGCTTTTAAAGACTTCAAAAATTGCAGACTTTACGAGGAGCAAGACTTCTCTAAAAAAGACCGAAATGATTGACTTTGCCAAAAAGCTGGGTGAAGAATACAATGTAAGGCATGAGCTTATTTTGCGTCTTGTAAAGGTAGAATACTACCGCTCCCATGAAAGTCCCGTTATAGATGAAGATGATGAGCAGCTTAAGGCCGCTGTAAATCTATTAACCACGAAGGATGTAAATGCTCTTTGTAAAACTACAAAGACTCTTTTTGAGATGCAGGAAGAAGAAAAGGCAAAGGCTGAAAATAAAGCTATAACTGAAGATAAAAACTGA